The genomic stretch ctgcaagcccaaaataaacagagataagcactctggcagcaagttcTACAAAACtaggcagcaaatgcaaaaacaaactctcacagcaaaccacttctccaagttggtttctctgaatcatgaacgttgactcctgcaaacagggcgtggcacaaacagtctcttctataatcaggagaggatcttaatcagcatcagctaagcgcaatcatctcctacaattacgcagttgttccttccgccgagtagctcttcgacggggtgcatcctgaaacaactcacaagtgttttcctgaacactccctctgatccaaggctctgccgccacctggtggccaaccagtctcccctcaccctgctcggagtcggcaccctgtccagggtcctccacctcctccagggctgactcataagacccctcgctgttggagtctggcggcagctccaacagctcctgccgggccacaacagaaagtcaaggtcgcttTTGTCCCTGAACCTGGGTGGGTATGGATGAGAGGAATCTTGTCTTAGTGGCAGtgaaggattggaccatgtgatggacgggCTTTGCATGcgcaaaagtgaaaaaaacaagatggtggcagctATGGCGCCAACGATAGAACCAGCCAGCTAAGTTGCTActtactcggccgaaccggtccaaaccggttgTAACCCACCTTGGTGTGAAGGCTTCTAAGGAATCTTAAGTGGAAATTCGGCTCTTACCCAAAAGGTCAAAAGTTCAGCCTTATCATCTCTGGAAGTTGTGGAGCTTCAAATGGTTTTCTTAGTTAATCCAAGGTTGCTAAAGCAATCGGATGAAACAGACTGGTGGCTTTTGAACTCAGCATTTTGGTAAACAATAGGAAGCATGTGGAAATGTTGAGTGCTTCTCTGAAAGTTGATGACCTGAAATTCATTGTATTCTGAATCTTCTTCCtgcttctttgtattttttttgatGACCTATTTAGGCCATTGAGTTTAATCCCAGGTTCGATTgggatttgatttaatttaagcATCCTAGATGGATGGCTGccttctctgtgtctctgtctaaTGAAAAATTGCTCAGCACATTTCTGAATAATCATTTCCACTGCCTATCGATTCTTAGAAGCTTTTTTCCAGTATTCAGTTGCAGGCTGCCTTGTGTGACTTTAATCCACTGTTCTATGATAGGAAATTGGTTTGAATACATGTTACCTATTGGCGTTATCCTCCCCATCTTACTTTTTATATAGGCAAGGCAAACGCACAAGAGCAGGCCAGGTTATTCCTTTTAGTAAGCTGAAAACCACCCCAATGGTGGGATTTCAAgcatttttactatcggttctgtgggcatggtgtggatttgtgggtgtggcttggtgggcatgcaggggaaggttactgcaaaatccccattccctccacacgcCACTAACTGCTTTCCAACTCCCTTCTCCTATTCGGGGCAACAaacaagatcagctgggaggcaacaGGGGCACGGCCAGCCTATtggtcagttctccaaactactcaaatttccactaccggttttccagaacctggctaaataccacctctgaaccacCTCCAGGATTCTTTCCCGAGTGTGATTAGCAGCGGCCTAGGTCGTATATGAGTAGCTACATAGTGCTCATGTTTGCAAAACGTTGTGGAGTACTGGTGGCTTTGTATACCAGGTTTTTTCGGATTTGTACTGTTTAAACTGTAAGATGTAGATCACAAACAGATCTCGTACAGGCCCTAGTAGCTTACAAAGGAAGGATGTTATGTATGAGTCATTTCTGTGTTGACAGTAACCCAGCTCACTGATTTAAACTGGGATTACAAAGTGCGCCATTTTTCAGCCATTAACCTTTTCACTGGGTGGTCAGGATTTCCTCCTCTCTTGCTTCTTGGAAAAGGGTTAAAATAGTTTGGAAACCACAGCAACTTCTTCTTTTATTTGAACCCTCAGAAAAAGTAACTGATTCACCATAACCTGCCTACATTGTACATTCCTCTATGCGTTTCTGTTTTAGACGACATGAAGCAACCTGCTTGCTTAATACTGACATTCTGCCCGGACTTCGCCTCTTTCATTCTGAAATATCACATATTGCACCTATCTCAATGCTCAAGCCAATATTAAATTGTCTTGCAACTAAATGGCTCTCCTTTGGGCTACAAAGGGATGCTAGCAATGAAACATGCATTGTGACATCGATTGTAGATGTGTTTTAAAGTTCTCTTTCTACTTcgcatggggctgcccctgaagagtgttcgaaggtCCAGAATACAGCcatgcgagcgatactgggtgtacctagatacacccatgttacacccatcctccgtgagctgcactggctccctattgtcttcaaacacgcttcaaggtgctagttattacttttaaagccctacatggtttaggacctggctacctgagagaccgcctcctgccacttacctcccaatgaccaacaggatctcacaggttgggcctcctccgggtgccatcaaccggacaatgccggctggcagcccccCGGTGGAGGGCCTTGTCTGTAGCtatgccggccctgtggaacaatctacccatagagatccggacccttaccattctcctggccttccgtaaagccactaaaacctggctgttccggcaggcctggggctgttgatcaatgtccagccccacttagacagactggatggtgtgtaattttaacattgtattttttacctttaaagttttaaatgctttttatcttgtctgtaagccgcccagagtcccaagggagtgggcggcatacaaatgttattaaattgaaattgaattgaaatgtaTAAATTTAAATCCTCTCCTTTCAaggaaaaacgggggggggggagaatctgaAATAAGATGAggagtttttaaaattgtatcctGCATTTACCCTGTGTGTAGGAGACCAACAGTAGGGTTTTGGTGTGTTTCATACTACAAAAGTGATGCTGGTGATGTTAtctattcaatcatgtccaattctcgGTGGTTTTATGAGCCAGCTTCCTCTGCATTTTCTGGTGTATTTTTGTGGCCTCATTTCTTTTTGTCGCTGACCATTCTCAGCATAATTGCAAAATATTCACGTAAAATATGTGTTGTTTTAACCACAGCTATATGGTCAACTCTGCTTTTCCATTCTACAGTAATTTTACTCTCTTGTTTCACATTGTCTCCTCGTTCTTCTTTTCTGTTATCTTCCATCCATCATCAACTGTGTTCAAAACTGTTATATCAAATACATCaaaatctttttgtttttattttccatttttcattttcatacagtcacatatatactgtgcataaccggggccatacaacattaaacaataatcacacagttcctcttgtcagcaatacccccagaaatataaataaaataaaactcaaactcacataaaaacccaatatacctcttccgctctccatacacctctttcttccgcccccctccaacttactatcttccctccatcattcccctctacaaagtggcgcagtggttaaatgcagcactgcaggctacttcagctgactgcagttctgcagttctgcagttcggctgttcaaatctcaccggctcagggttgactcagccttccatccttccgaggtgggtaaaatgaggacccggattgtggttgggggcaatatgctgactctgtaaaccgcttagagagggctaaaagccctatgaagcggtatataagtctaactgctattgctattgctatataaggaTTCTTTTCCATCCCAATTTTATCCTCTCTTATGACAGTTTCAATACATACGAAAAATAGGAGGAGTTTCAATAAAGGACGGTATCCCCCATCTTCACTTTTTTGAACAACTTGTGGGGAcacacccctcccaattcccaaGCTGAGAAAGCTTTTATTCTCACCAAAGTGTGACTGGCAACCCTAACTAAATAAGGAATAAATAAAGGGCTGTAAATTGTGCAATTGAGGAGTTTTGCAGCATCACTTAAAACTTCCTCCAGACCACGCCAGATATTTCAAATGATTCTTGTTCTACTGGTTAAAAGTTCCTTTTTTCTACCAAAGACCACAGTTTCTGCAAATGTAACTTCATTTCTCTTCAGTCACTGACAGGTGCTTTCACTTTTTCATGTAGGCATTGATACCCTTCAGCTGGATGAGTGTTAGAAGTTTGTGATCTCATTTCACCAGAATACAGGTAAGAATTAAAAAATGTGGTGggaattaaatatttaaacaaatgtATGAATAAAATGAGAGATAGTCAAAGAAAGGGTTGGCACTGAAATTACTAGAAACTGATAGGAATTAGTTGGAAGGTGTGAAAGAGGCAAGAATAAATATTTGTACACAATATGCCAATGAGATTCTCCTCTTTGCTTTGCAATGGTATCAAAAAGTCTTCCTTTTGAATCTCGCAATGGGATGTTAGGGACTCAAATTTTACTCTGAAGAGTTCAGAACTCAAAGCCAAAAATCGGAGAATAAAGTTTCTTCTACTCTCTAGTGGAACATTTGAAATTCAGTAGGCGGAATTATCTGAAATGAAAGAAAGGCTAATTGATACTCATAACATGAACAGAGTTGGTACCAAACAGAAAAACCAATTATTTCTTTTACTGCGGAACAGCTAATGTGATTCGGTGatatattatttgcatttaaatttCAGGAGCAATAGTAGAGGTTGATAGGGGTCAAACCCCCAAAATATACAAATCGGAACACCAGGTGATATTAGCAAAATATTTAATACTAGACCATTAGCTCTGTATGAATTCCACAGGCAACAACAACATTTCAAGTTGTTTAGGGAACATTCTGTCTCATTGTCATTTGACAATAGGTCCTGAAGATTGAACAAGATTTAGAATGGTATTCTCCTGGATTACTTAAGGCAAAACTTACATGTGGCTGGTATATCCCTCCTGATTTTTCAGTGGCTCTTAGTACAATTGTCCACAGTTCACTTGGGGCTGGGGATTAGAggtactttaaatatatatattttattgattttctgtTGTTTCTTTTAGAAGTCAGGGCTTCCTTAATTTAATAGATTAACAAatctattaaataataatattctgATGTTTTCCTCTACAATTTTTACAAATTATCAATACCCTGTCTGATCATGTTCTCCAACTACCTGTGTGAATTCACCATAAGCTTAGAAGTATTCTAAACACTTTTCAGAAATACAAAAATTTGGAACTGTTTggtatacaaaaatatataaaagtatgAGAAGCTGCAACCTTGGGTTCGAGAAtcagggagaaaaagagatgaaTTAAACTTGCCTCTTATGTAGTCAGAtgagcagaagaggaggaggatctaGCCATAGATAAGGTCTGAGCATACTAGAGCATTGGAAAATCTGTTTAGAACCATTGTGAAAACTGATTCATCtaggctaaaacttatgaagaacagttgcaggaaccgggtacgtctagtttgatgaaaagaaggactaggggagacaggatagcagtgttccagtatctcagggactgccataaagaagagggagtcaaactattctccaaagcacctgaaggcatgacaagaagcaatgggtggaaactaatcacagagaaaagcaacttagaactaaggagaaatttcctgacagtgagaacaattaatcagtggaacaacttgcctccagaagatgtgaatgctccagcactggaggtttttaagaagcgattggacaaccctttgtctgaagtggtgtagggtttcctgcctaaaccaCCAAggtcccactctgttattctatccttcCCCAAAGGGCCAACTGAAACTATTCCtagagacagaaaaaaatattctttagtttcagtttcagttttggtttatttgtatgccgcccttctccaggagggactcagggcggcgaacaactcaaaggggaaagggaacataaacaacagtacacataattaaaatacacgaaaatcacacagccataccagtcgagaggggaggggaactcatcaaccccaggcctgctggcacagccaggttttgacggctttccggaaggcctggagagaggccTCCTTTAGCCTTGAGGATttggttggttttttaaaaaaacatctgatTATGTCCAATTCCTTTACAGAATCTGAGAAGATGGAGAACAAAGCCGTGGTCCTCACTATCTACATCGTCGCCTTCATCATTGGTCTTCCTTGCAACCTTCTGGCCTGCTATTCCTTCATGAGAAAAGTGCGTCACAGGCCGGTCCCCATAGATATCCTGTTGCTCAATTTGACCATTTCTGACCTTTTCCTTCTGATCTTTTTGCCCTTCAAGATGGCAGAAATTGCTCAAAGGTTCACttggccccttccttccttcctttgcccaCTGATAAACTTCTTCTTCTACAGCAGCATTTATATCAGCACCCTGTTCCTCATGGGGGTCAGCATAGAGCGCTACCTGTGCATCGCCTACCCTGTTAAGCACAAGTTGAACCGCAGACCAACCTACGCAAGAATTGCCAGCCTcgtcttctggtttttggcttGTTTCCATTGTGGTTGCATTATCTTCATCGTTCACTACCTCCCTGGAAATCATTGGAGTCATGTAGATAACGTCACTTGCTACTATAACTTCTCCGATAAACAGCTTGCCGTCGTCCTCCCTTTCCGCCTGGAGCTCTTCTTTATCCTCTTCTTACTTCCTTTCTTCGTCACCATTGCCTGCTATGCCAACGTGATCCGCATCTTAAACAGCATGCCGAACATTAAGCCCCAGAAGAGGCAGAGAGCCATGGGCTTAGCTGTGGCTACCTTGCTCAATTTCACTCTGGCTTTTGCTCCTTACAATATCTCCCACATTGTGGGCTTCGTGACTAAAAAAAGCCCTTCCTGGAGAACAGAGACATTCTGCCTGACTTCCCTCAACACGGTGTTGGATcctgttattttcttcttctcttcctccaccatCCGGAGAACACTTAGAGAATGTTGGATTGGCATCTGCAAGAAACTCCGGAATCATACATCGCCCTGTTGTCCATGTTGCTGCAGGTCTTCTAAGGACAACACCAAAAAAGGTGAAGCTGGTGAGTTATCTCTTGGAAGCATCCCCAGTATACTGGCAGGATCTAGTACCCCCACGCCTTTTGCAACCCTGGAACCCTCTATGACATTAGACGAGTGATCACTCAGAAAAGTCTCATACGGAGCAGTAACGTTTGACTCCCAAGGACACCTAAGTTGAAAAGGATCACAACACCAAATATATCCAAGCGAGGGTGAACTGTGGAAATAATGCCTGCAGAAATTTCACGTTGAGTGACAACAACTAATGATCAAATCATATTTGGAAAACTTGCCTGCTGTTCCTGTCTTGCTTGTAGCAACTTTGAGTTATTTTGACTATCGTCAGCGATAAGATGACATCTCCTTATAGTTCTCAGATTCTCAAGACTTTCAGAGAATTCCATGTTCACTTTTTTGCCAATGGCCCGAAGAATAATTTGAGACTTTGTCACGGGTAAAACCATAATACGTATGGATAACCAGCTGGGTCACTGTGACAGATTGGTTCCCCCTCAGCTGAATGGATACAAAGATATACATTGGTAACACAATAATTATTTTCTCAGAAGAGCTTTTATGATGCCGATCTCCTTAAAAAAAATTTCACTAGGTGCTTTTTTTGTCGTAATGAGCTGGTACTGTTCATAGCCCAAGACCAGTTAGACCATTTTCTTCTTCTAGGACTTGATAGCTGCAGCTCCACTTCTCTGATAGCCCCAAAGCTTGTGATGGACCACTATCTCTTAAAAATATATGTCCAATATGATATCTttgtttcaggggtgaaattcagcaggttctgacaggttctggagaactgatagcagaaattttgagtagttcggagaatcggcaaatacctcctctggctggccccaggagtggggaaggaatggggattttgcagtatccttcccctggagtggggagggaatggggattttgcagtatccttcccctggagtggggagggaatggggattttgtagtatctttcccctggagtagggaaggaatggggattttgcagtatccttcccctggaatagggagggaatggagattttgtagtatccttcccctggagtggggagggaatggggattttgcagtatccttcccctggagtggggagggaatggggattttgcagtatccttcccctggagtggggagggaatggggattttgcagtatacttccccagGAGGGTGGAggggagtgggattttgcagtatccttccgcaggagaggagtgggaatggggattttgctgtaactttcccctggagtggggtgggaatggggattttgcaatatccttcccctggaatagggagggaatggggattttgcagtatccttcccctgccacacccaccaagccacgcccacagaaccggtagtaaaaaaaaattgaatttcaccacagcTTTGTTTGAAGGAATTGTTTGGGTCAGCTCCTCTGAAACTCAAGGGTTCTTAGCCATAATTATATATCTGCTCAGCTGTTTAGTTCTTTGGCCTTAAAGGCAGCTATGCCAACTTTTAAATCTCAGAGTAAGACAGGGATTGAATGGGGCAGTAGGACCATTCTGCCAGCAGAAAACAACATCTCCAGAAGGTCACATCTGCCTAGAAGATTGACCAGCCTAGATTTACTtttggtagggtttttttttttttttaaagccgggACTGAAATGAACCCCAATGTGAGATGACTTTGAATCTCCTGAATCCAATTTTAGGTTTCGTGAGAAGCATCGGTTGCGACGTTCACATATTTCATTTTGGAACCAATGTATCATATTTCACCCCATTGGTTTTGGTGGGACACTATATGCAACTAGATTGTAATAGATAAACCCTGTCGAGATTCGAAAGAAGACATCTGCCTGACAAGATAAAGATCTTTGTGCTTTTCTGAGGGATTACTGTTGACGTAGCTGCCTATATAAAAAAGCTCTAGGCCTCGGGTGTGTATTTTTCTACGCTAAAATAAAGGGTGTGGCTATTTTTCTTAGCGGCTGGTGTTCGTTCTTATTGAAAACCAACATTTTGACTCTGAGATTACTTTCAGGAATGGGTTTTggccagaggttggttcctactggttcagaccggttcagccaaataggtagtaactcagccagacaCGACACCATACCAGTTCTATCCTGGAcactgccatctttattttctgttctgcacatgtgcagaacaatcttcattgaaaaataatgtattccccctcccttttttaatgGTATGTGCATGCCAGTCACAGAGATGGGCCATTATTTGCAAaaacggaggcatttttgccttcccacagcctccagcagcactctacaggcttcagcagggctgggggaaggcaaaaatgccttcgtttttgcaaaaaaacagcccgttttctgtacattatttgcaaaaatgggggtatttgtgccttcccccagccctgctgaaacctgcGGTGTTTTTCTGGGTGCTGaggaagacaaaaactttttcTTCTTACTGAGTAGTTTGCAGGCATTCCCTTAGCTCCGGCAAggctggagccccccccccccccgtcaaaacTTTTCGCCACtgttttggtgggcgtggcttggtgatggggtcatgtgactgagtgggagtgaatgacatcaagttggccacgcccactcagtcacatgcccccccatctagccacgcctactgaaccagtaataaaaaatgttgaaatccacccctggttttggcataccaggggtgggttcctgccagtcctaacctcttctatagaagaggttccacaaatctacagtgccgtttagaaccggttccagctccctccacccccacTGCCCATCCGCGCATCATCAAGAtggagagcgagaggaggaattctgggagttgaagtccacaagtcttaaagctgtcaggtttgaacacccctggggggggtgggttctaaagggttagggatgcaagggtcttgtaacatgacagctttaagacttgggtgcttcaaatgccagagttcctgagccaacatgactggaggaggaattatgggagttgaagtccataagtcttaaagctatcaagtttgaacacccctggggttttatttttctaaagggttaggggtgcaagggtcttgtaacttgacagctttaagacttgcaggcttcaaatgccagagtttctgagccaacattttggttgctaagcaagagcattgttaagtgagtttcaccacattttacaacttggccacgcccacccggtcacatggatggcaagccactcccacccggtcacatggctggcaagccactcccactcggtcacatggctggcaagccactcccacaaagcaggccacacctacagaagagtttcaaaaaaaatttgaaacccatcactgtggCATACCCATACCACAGGTGCTTCATGTACCTGCCACTTGTTTCCCTTTGACTGCCCTATTTATCATGGTTTGAAGCAGGTTTTCCTCCCCACTCCCATGCGCAAAGGCCCCCCTGAAGAAAATCTGAAAGTGACACCTTCATCTAGGCCCATaaaggcaaacctatggcatgtgtgccacaggtgccacGCAGAGCCCTCTGGGCAGGCACACGAGCCATCGCCCAGTTCAGCCCCACCATGCATGCGCCTCCCACCCAACCACCTGATTATTTGGTCTCTTCCGCGCATGAACATGCATAGAGGGCATGCATAAgatatgcgcacatgcacagggggatgGGGAGTTGCGCTCACATGCGGGAGGTGGGGGAATGCGAGGGAGCAGCACCGGGGGCCCTGCAGCCCATTTCTGCTCCCAGCAGGCAACAGGGAGGCCTATTAGgctcaaaacggggcatgggggtgtGGCATGGGCCCCCgtggtccatttttgctcccaggaggctgcaaggagGCCTACTAGGTCCAAATGGGGCACAGGAGGGGTTTTGTGCttacatgcacagggggtggggcatgttggggggggggttgcacggACATTGCATTGTTTCGGCACACGAtgacaaaagggttagccatcactgatctagtgaTGATgactgttctgactcccctcgtcctacaccaaaggaTGCCAAGCCAAAgactttattaacagacagacaggcccttggcagcaatccagcacagacaagacgttggcagcaatccagcacagactaacgttggcagcaatccagcctgccaagctagccacgagagttctccagctctagtgaatatgttgactcctgcaaagggcgtgtgcacaatcattccttttatagtcttgagaggagcctaatgaccaccagctgagtgcaattacctcctgtaactgtgcaactgttccttccgcctatcagctcttcggtgccaggaacaactcccttgtttcctccgcactggtccaaggctcaggcacctcctggtggccaaccagcctctctgcatcctgctcagagtcggaaccctgtccagggtcctccacatcctccagagccgactcagagggcccctcgctgtcagagtctggtggcagctccaacagctgctgggccacaacagatgacTATGGCCATTGTCAACACAGTGTTGCCATCTTGTGATTGGTGGCTCCTTAAAGAAACTCACAGTAGATCCTTACTTGGTGATGATGCCAATTTGTCTATTGATGGTGATGGATCATAGAAACCAAACCTGGAGAGAAGGGGTGATTTGGGGCTTTTGGGCAGCGTCTTAAATCAAAATAtgattattcccccccccaaaaaaaaaagcatggttcTTACAGAGTTCTCCTTAGCAACTAAAGTGTTTTTTTTGGTTTCAAAACAATTTTCCCCGGAGACCTTCTGAATTTCTTTCTAAGTCTTCCCCACGCACAATGGGGAAGCTTACAGCTGGTTGTTTGCCTAACAATATCCTCTTTCTCAATTGGCAAACCACACTTTCAGCAAGAATGGACCTAATGTAGAGATTCTCaacatgtgggttttttttgggtaATGATAGACAGCATAGACATGCATTCAAAGATCTTCTTTTCAAGGTCTTTGCTCCTGCTCAATGCTCcagatcaggatttttttttcctgaaataggCCAGATTTGTTTGCTATCTACCCAAAAACCCCACCTATAGTCTCATTATGATTGTTCAGAACCCCaaataaaacattgcaaaacTGCATTTAGTGGTTCATAGTGACAATAAGGGGAAGATGTTCTGAAAAGGAAACGCATGTGGTTTTTGTGAAAACTGTTCCTGTAATTTCTCTATTTATCATAGTGGGGTTCCGGATGTAAAGGAGCAATGTTTAAAATAAGTCAAATACAGAATGCCAAAAATTTAGAACTCTCTTGAGAACTGATGTGGTATTAGCTCAACCTACATAAAACTCAAAGAAAAGAtgatatttttttgccttttaatacTATCTGACTTGCCATATAGATTACTATTCCACCCAGCCTGATATTGCTGACCTTGTATTCATATAATACTCAGGAAGGTAAATTCCCGAAAATTTGAGAAGACTGTTAAATCCAGGATAATAAACAGATTACCAGTAAACCTAATAGCTTTTCAACTAGCCATGTTCCAAAATGACAGAGAGGATgggacaagaaagaaaaatgctatGTAACAGACTTTGCAATCTTACAggccaaaggaaaaaaagaatcaactTCCTTTAGCTAATCCCTTCTTGAAATGAACAGAGAGTATTAACGGTATGTGGTTCATTGAATTTGATGGTAtgggaagatagaaagaaagaaagaaagaaagaaagaaagaaagaaaggaaggaaggaaggaaggaaggaaggaaggaaggaaggaaggaaggaaggaaggaaggaaggaaagagggagggagggagggagggaggaaaggaaggaaagaaggaagggagggagggaaagagggagggagggaggaaggaagaaaaaaaagaaaagaaaagaagaaaagaaaagaaaaaaagaaaagaaaaaaagaaaaaagaaaagaacattcatatggtaaattattttttttagaaaaaaatcaatccagtgcTACTTCCACCCAACCCCAAATATGCACGTGCATAAGTATGACTTACTATCAGACATAGTTGCGAAATAGGACTGGCCAAAAATGGAATCTCTATTCACCCAAGTTAAGTTTTTGACCAAATGAGGAAGCAGTTGAAAACATTCTCAGGAAAGTCACTAGAACTTGATGGTTAATATGGTATTGCTCCAATTGCATCATCGGGGTATTCCAAGAAATGCAGTACTCCAAACACTGTTGAGCTCCAATTCACATCAACCCCAGACAGTATGGTTAATGGTCATGATGGGAGTTCCTTGTTTTCTAGTTTGA from Thamnophis elegans isolate rThaEle1 chromosome 12, rThaEle1.pri, whole genome shotgun sequence encodes the following:
- the LOC116515994 gene encoding free fatty acid receptor 2-like, whose product is MENKAVVLTIYIVAFIIGLPCNLLACYSFMRKVRHRPVPIDILLLNLTISDLFLLIFLPFKMAEIAQRFTWPLPSFLCPLINFFFYSSIYISTLFLMGVSIERYLCIAYPVKHKLNRRPTYARIASLVFWFLACFHCGCIIFIVHYLPGNHWSHVDNVTCYYNFSDKQLAVVLPFRLELFFILFLLPFFVTIACYANVIRILNSMPNIKPQKRQRAMGLAVATLLNFTLAFAPYNISHIVGFVTKKSPSWRTETFCLTSLNTVLDPVIFFFSSSTIRRTLRECWIGICKKLRNHTSPCCPCCCRSSKDNTKKGEAGELSLGSIPSILAGSSTPTPFATLEPSMTLDE